In the genome of Candidatus Omnitrophota bacterium, the window ATGCCTTTATCTTTCATGTAAAGAAGGTAGTCGGATATATCCTGCCTCTTGACCCTATCGATATCTTTGATGCCCCTGGCCTCAAGCCGGGCCGCAAAATGGACCAGGTCCGCTTTGTAAGCGGCTGTTGTGTTTTTGCTCAGGCCGCGTTCGACAGAAAGGTAATTCAGGAACTCGTCTATCAATACTTGCATTCTATCTCCTCACTCGGCAATGAATGGATTCCCTGCCTTCTCAGCCTCTATAGTAGACGGCCCGCCGTGCCCGGGATATATCTCCGTATCATCGCTATAGATAAGAAGCCTCTTCTTTATCGAGTCGATCAGGGCGCGGCCATCGCCGTATGGAAAATCAGTGCGTCCTACGCTCTGTTGAAAAAGCGCGTCTCCGGTAAATATCACATCTTCGAGTTTTAACGATATCGACCCCGGCGTATGTCCGGGCGTATGTATCACCTCTAACGTCAGTCCGCCGAGCCCTAGCTTATCGCCATCTTCCAGCAACTTCGCCGCCGGCCTGGAAACTATATTAAATAAAAAGGCGCGCGACATGTTCTTTACAGGGTCCGCGAGAAAATCCTTATCGAGCTTGTGTATATATAATGGGACGTCAAATGAATCGTTGGCCGCTATATGGTCGGCGTGCCCGTGCGTATTTATTATAAATTTCAACCGGAACC includes:
- a CDS encoding MBL fold metallo-hydrolase; this encodes MPKRSPRTRNKLFIQNFVVGPLETNCYLVADPATKEACLIDPGADPDILKKALDKNGFRLKFIINTHGHADHIAANDSFDVPLYIHKLDKDFLADPVKNMSRAFLFNIVSRPAAKLLEDGDKLGLGGLTLEVIHTPGHTPGSISLKLEDVIFTGDALFQQSVGRTDFPYGDGRALIDSIKKRLLIYSDDTEIYPGHGGPSTIEAEKAGNPFIAE